One genomic window of Halobellus limi includes the following:
- the hemA gene encoding glutamyl-tRNA reductase: MDVGVICGSRVSHDRAGVDEIEDAAGEDVRAVVETLLDSEGVSEAFAIQTCNRAEAYVVAESTARGRRALEAVHGDAPDDAVVETGHEESLRHLIRVAAGLESLVLGEDQILGQFKRAVEIARNAGALGATLEIGLTKAVHVGERARTETEINEGAISIGSAAARLAETEIDLDGSTALVVGAGEMGKLAANALADAGVAELTVANRTVPHAEHVAETVETPARAVSLDAVADALDGADVVVTATSHPEYLLDPDDVGEAGETLVIDLAQPRDVHPDAAELEEVVVHDIDALESVTEETKAARKAAAEEVEAMIDAEFDRLLDTYKRRQADEAISTMYEAAEQVKSREVDTAISRLEAQGELTDEQRETVESMADALVGQLLAAPTKSLRDAATEDDWSTIQTAMALFDPEFGESRTSIAPGSRRERNGREAGDDRKTEASATDAAGDCETKQSGDEEVPQYALESASDD; the protein is encoded by the coding sequence ATGGACGTGGGAGTGATCTGTGGGTCCCGTGTGTCGCACGACCGCGCCGGCGTCGACGAGATCGAAGACGCGGCGGGCGAAGACGTCCGGGCGGTCGTCGAGACGCTTCTCGACAGCGAGGGCGTCAGCGAAGCGTTCGCGATTCAGACCTGCAACCGGGCGGAGGCGTACGTCGTCGCCGAGTCCACCGCACGGGGGCGACGCGCGCTCGAGGCGGTTCACGGAGACGCGCCCGACGACGCCGTCGTCGAGACGGGCCACGAAGAGAGCCTCCGACACCTGATCCGCGTCGCCGCGGGGCTCGAATCGCTCGTCCTCGGCGAGGACCAGATCCTCGGGCAGTTCAAGCGCGCGGTCGAGATCGCCCGCAACGCGGGCGCGCTCGGGGCGACGCTGGAGATCGGGCTCACGAAGGCGGTCCACGTGGGCGAGCGGGCGCGGACCGAGACCGAGATCAACGAGGGAGCGATCTCGATCGGCTCCGCGGCCGCGCGGCTCGCCGAGACCGAGATCGACCTCGACGGGTCGACTGCGCTCGTTGTCGGTGCCGGCGAGATGGGCAAACTCGCGGCCAACGCCCTCGCGGACGCCGGCGTCGCCGAACTGACCGTCGCCAACCGGACCGTCCCGCACGCCGAGCACGTCGCCGAGACCGTCGAAACGCCCGCACGGGCGGTTTCGCTCGATGCGGTCGCGGACGCGCTCGACGGCGCCGACGTCGTCGTCACCGCGACGAGTCATCCGGAGTACCTGCTCGACCCCGACGACGTCGGCGAGGCGGGCGAGACGCTCGTGATCGACCTCGCCCAGCCGCGCGACGTCCACCCCGACGCCGCGGAACTCGAGGAGGTCGTCGTCCACGACATCGACGCCTTGGAGTCGGTCACCGAGGAGACGAAAGCGGCTCGAAAGGCCGCAGCCGAGGAGGTCGAGGCGATGATCGACGCGGAGTTCGATCGGCTGCTGGACACCTACAAGCGGCGGCAGGCGGACGAGGCGATCAGCACGATGTACGAAGCGGCCGAGCAGGTGAAGTCCCGCGAGGTCGACACCGCGATCTCGCGGCTGGAGGCGCAGGGCGAGTTGACCGACGAGCAGCGCGAGACCGTCGAATCGATGGCGGACGCGCTCGTCGGCCAGTTGCTCGCCGCGCCGACGAAGAGCCTCCGCGACGCCGCCACCGAGGACGACTGGTCGACGATCCAGACGGCGATGGCGCTCTTCGATCCGGAGTTCGGCGAGTCGCGGACGTCGATCGCGCCGGGTTCCCGGCGGGAGCGAAACGGCCGAGAGGCCGGCGACGACCGGAAAACGGAGGCTTCCGCGACCGATGCCGCGGGCGACTGCGAGACGAAGCAGTCGGGCGACGAGGAGGTCCCGCAGTACGCCCTCGAGAGCGCCTCCGACGACTGA
- a CDS encoding 4a-hydroxytetrahydrobiopterin dehydratase, giving the protein MAELLSDEEIRTQLPDEWEQEGDEIARTYAFDDYLAGVSFATQVGEVAEEEFHHPEIRIGYEEVEVRLTSHEEGGITEKDIRLANLFDSEY; this is encoded by the coding sequence ATGGCAGAGCTACTCTCAGACGAGGAGATCCGAACGCAACTCCCGGACGAGTGGGAGCAGGAGGGCGACGAGATCGCGCGAACGTACGCGTTCGACGACTACCTGGCCGGCGTCTCATTCGCCACGCAGGTCGGAGAAGTCGCAGAGGAGGAGTTCCACCACCCCGAGATCCGCATCGGCTACGAGGAGGTGGAGGTCCGACTCACCAGCCACGAGGAGGGCGGCATCACCGAGAAGGACATCCGGCTGGCGAACCTCTTCGACTCGGAGTACTGA
- a CDS encoding HAD family hydrolase: protein MNADPIDAAYDFWLFDLDGTLVDAEWSYTREVFDRVGDRVGREFTDREAEVIWHGLGGGRDPQLREWGIDPETFWPAFHAVEDPQARAEATYLHDDAADLVSELVAADVPVGVVTHCQEFLAEPVVEHLDVGDWFDAFVSCTAETGWKPDPGPVHRAIERLGLHPSRPGRGVLAGDGASDVGAAWNAGLDGIHVERHSPEHRGRCVLADHRVSSFDELSLPDRGFDVAADGGTVEAEPGP, encoded by the coding sequence ATGAACGCCGATCCGATCGACGCCGCCTACGACTTCTGGCTGTTCGACCTCGACGGCACGCTCGTCGACGCCGAGTGGTCGTACACCCGCGAGGTGTTCGACCGCGTCGGCGACAGGGTGGGCCGGGAGTTCACCGACCGCGAGGCGGAGGTCATCTGGCACGGACTCGGCGGGGGACGCGACCCGCAGCTCCGCGAGTGGGGGATCGACCCCGAGACGTTCTGGCCGGCGTTTCACGCCGTCGAAGATCCACAGGCCCGCGCGGAGGCGACGTACCTCCACGACGACGCCGCCGACCTCGTCTCCGAACTCGTCGCCGCCGACGTGCCCGTCGGCGTCGTGACCCACTGCCAGGAGTTCCTCGCCGAACCGGTCGTCGAGCACCTCGACGTCGGCGACTGGTTCGACGCGTTCGTCTCCTGCACCGCCGAGACCGGCTGGAAGCCGGATCCCGGCCCGGTCCACCGGGCGATCGAACGGCTCGGCCTGCATCCGTCCCGTCCCGGCCGCGGCGTCCTCGCCGGCGACGGCGCGAGCGACGTCGGCGCGGCCTGGAACGCCGGACTCGACGGCATCCACGTCGAGCGGCACTCGCCGGAGCACCGGGGGCGCTGCGTCCTCGCCGATCACCGCGTCTCCTCGTTCGACGAACTCTCGCTTCCGGACCGCGGCTTCGACGTCGCCGCCGACGGCGGGACCGTCGAAGCCGAACCGGGACCGTAG
- a CDS encoding Hsp20/alpha crystallin family protein codes for MTTLRDALRELPESVFADLLESEDAYRIVLDLPGVTAETAEMRVDRGRLVVEARREKDVPASFAYVEEGRSLFIDAELPLPPDATGAGATAEVERGVFTVTLPKRDAAAGETIPITSAGDDA; via the coding sequence ATGACAACACTGCGGGACGCGCTTCGGGAACTCCCGGAGTCGGTGTTCGCCGACCTGCTGGAGTCCGAGGACGCCTACCGGATCGTGCTCGATCTCCCCGGAGTGACGGCCGAGACCGCCGAGATGCGCGTCGATCGCGGCCGGCTCGTCGTCGAAGCGAGACGAGAGAAGGACGTCCCGGCGTCGTTCGCCTACGTCGAGGAGGGGCGCTCGCTGTTCATCGACGCCGAGCTGCCGCTGCCGCCGGACGCGACCGGTGCGGGGGCCACCGCGGAGGTCGAACGCGGCGTCTTCACCGTCACGCTCCCGAAGCGGGACGCCGCGGCGGGCGAGACGATCCCGATCACGTCGGCCGGAGACGACGCGTAA
- the lwrS gene encoding LWR-salt protein, whose amino-acid sequence MDAAYVFRVRVRFETPPEVSVSPETVETTVEVAADPPGEGEWLFFRDALWRGEVGDERHARELAESWLSVPVEDMSFSELRLDPAYREALEEAIESAPGEFDGDSPRDVLHRHLGSSIRVVEG is encoded by the coding sequence GTGGACGCCGCCTACGTCTTCCGCGTCCGGGTGCGGTTCGAGACGCCGCCCGAGGTCAGCGTCTCCCCGGAGACCGTCGAGACGACGGTCGAGGTCGCCGCCGACCCGCCCGGGGAGGGCGAGTGGCTGTTCTTCCGCGACGCGCTCTGGCGCGGCGAGGTCGGCGACGAGCGACACGCGCGCGAACTCGCCGAGTCGTGGCTGTCGGTGCCCGTCGAGGACATGTCGTTCAGCGAACTGCGTCTCGATCCGGCGTACCGCGAAGCGCTCGAAGAGGCGATCGAGTCGGCCCCCGGCGAGTTCGACGGCGATAGTCCGCGCGACGTGCTCCACCGGCACCTCGGTTCCAGCATCCGCGTCGTCGAGGGGTGA
- a CDS encoding ABC1 kinase family protein produces the protein MVTLVNLRAYWRFLVVVRQFFPLIVAYTRDRRKYVVFGGSRRVDTETRIERAEILLDSLLTLGPTFIKLGQLLSTRPDILPAEYIDVLSSLQDDVPPAPWEESRQVLEAELGPVDDAFEDFDREPISGASLGQVYTARYEGDPVAVKVRRPGIEELVEADLRVVRWSLPLIRRFIGQGRAFSLENLADEFAKTIRQEMDYSREKRILEEIKSNFADSPEIRIPRPIDARSGPRVLTMEYLPGTKINDVETLDEKGLDRTQLATTLQRVYLQMIVDDGVFHADPHPGNLAVTDAGEIIFYDFGMSGRVDPFIQEKIIDFYVAVANQNIDAILDTLVEMGTLSPEADRQVMGDVMELAIADARGEDIEQYRVQQIIEQVESTIYEFPLRLPQNLALVLRVATVVEGVCVTLDPDFDFISVATDYLEEEGYYEETAKQLIQKGGKQVQETSRALFEVPPKLNRTLDRVENENLSINVRLEDENDVLDRLARRIVYGLFVAVGALSTAILYAFEGASVVPAAVAAVLTLPALVALYRSFRRKKGIRAKPQFTRQSMRERRGRE, from the coding sequence GTGGTCACGCTGGTGAACCTCCGCGCGTACTGGCGATTCCTCGTCGTCGTCCGACAGTTCTTCCCGCTGATCGTCGCGTACACCCGTGACCGGCGGAAGTACGTCGTCTTCGGCGGGAGCCGACGCGTCGACACCGAGACACGCATCGAACGCGCAGAGATCCTCCTGGACTCGCTCTTGACGCTGGGGCCGACGTTCATCAAGCTCGGGCAACTGCTCTCGACGCGGCCGGACATCCTCCCGGCGGAGTACATCGACGTGCTGTCGAGCCTCCAGGACGACGTTCCGCCGGCCCCCTGGGAGGAGTCGCGGCAGGTCCTCGAAGCGGAACTCGGCCCCGTGGACGACGCGTTCGAGGACTTCGACCGCGAGCCGATCAGCGGCGCGAGCCTGGGGCAGGTCTACACCGCGCGGTACGAGGGCGACCCGGTCGCCGTGAAGGTCCGCCGACCGGGGATCGAGGAACTCGTCGAGGCCGACCTCCGCGTCGTTCGGTGGTCGCTGCCGCTCATCCGCCGGTTCATCGGGCAGGGCCGGGCGTTCTCCCTGGAGAACCTCGCCGACGAGTTCGCGAAGACGATCCGCCAGGAGATGGACTACAGTCGGGAGAAGCGCATCCTCGAAGAGATCAAGTCGAACTTCGCCGACAGCCCGGAGATCCGGATCCCGCGGCCGATCGACGCGCGGTCCGGCCCGCGCGTGCTCACGATGGAGTACCTGCCGGGAACGAAGATCAACGACGTCGAGACGCTCGACGAGAAGGGGCTCGACCGGACGCAGTTGGCGACGACGCTCCAGCGCGTCTACCTCCAGATGATCGTCGACGACGGCGTCTTCCACGCCGACCCCCACCCGGGGAACCTGGCGGTCACCGACGCCGGCGAGATCATCTTCTACGACTTCGGGATGTCGGGGCGGGTCGACCCGTTCATCCAGGAGAAGATCATCGACTTCTACGTCGCCGTCGCGAACCAGAACATCGACGCCATCTTAGACACGCTCGTCGAGATGGGGACGCTCTCGCCGGAGGCCGACCGGCAGGTGATGGGCGACGTGATGGAACTGGCCATCGCCGACGCCCGCGGGGAGGACATCGAACAGTACCGCGTCCAGCAGATCATCGAACAGGTCGAGTCGACGATCTACGAGTTCCCGCTCAGACTGCCCCAGAACCTCGCGTTGGTGCTCCGGGTCGCGACCGTCGTCGAGGGCGTCTGCGTGACGCTGGACCCCGACTTCGACTTCATCTCCGTCGCGACCGACTACCTCGAAGAGGAGGGCTACTACGAGGAGACGGCGAAACAGTTGATTCAGAAGGGCGGGAAACAGGTCCAGGAGACCTCCCGGGCGCTGTTCGAGGTGCCGCCGAAGCTCAACCGGACGCTCGACCGCGTCGAGAACGAGAACCTCTCGATCAACGTCCGGCTCGAAGACGAGAACGACGTGCTGGATCGGCTCGCACGCCGGATCGTCTACGGCCTCTTCGTCGCGGTGGGGGCGCTTTCGACGGCGATCCTCTACGCGTTCGAGGGCGCGAGCGTGGTTCCGGCGGCCGTCGCCGCCGTGTTGACGCTACCGGCGCTGGTGGCGCTGTACCGGTCGTTCCGTCGGAAGAAGGGGATCCGCGCGAAACCGCAGTTCACGCGACAGAGCATGCGCGAGCGGCGCGGCCGGGAGTAG
- a CDS encoding precorrin-2 dehydrogenase/sirohydrochlorin ferrochelatase family protein — MIPLYHDFTGETVLVFGGGPVGARKAGRFAAEARVVVVSPEFDEGRDWEADETAEGEIARVRARPTPDGVDAWIARTGPVLVVAATDDGAVNDAVAAAARDRGLLVNRADSSSIGPDGSDENDTADGSGEGDTADGPDDDAVDGPDEDAAADRRDGSDPTTGNTGDPDPVRDVVVPATVADGDVRIAISTGGRSPALAKYLRERIEAEIEGAEAMAALTGELRADLRASNLDPSARRDAIRAVVRDPLVWKALRTGASNPRREATRVIRNTTGGDRWTWE; from the coding sequence ATGATCCCGCTGTATCACGACTTCACCGGGGAGACGGTACTCGTCTTCGGCGGCGGCCCCGTCGGCGCGCGGAAGGCCGGACGCTTCGCCGCGGAGGCGCGCGTCGTCGTCGTCAGCCCCGAGTTCGACGAGGGGCGCGACTGGGAGGCCGACGAGACCGCCGAGGGCGAGATCGCGCGGGTTCGGGCGCGACCGACGCCCGACGGCGTCGACGCGTGGATCGCGCGGACGGGCCCGGTCCTCGTCGTGGCCGCGACCGACGACGGGGCGGTAAACGACGCCGTCGCGGCCGCGGCGCGGGATCGAGGCCTGCTCGTCAACCGCGCCGACAGCAGTTCGATCGGGCCGGACGGATCCGACGAAAATGACACGGCGGACGGATCGGGCGAAGGCGATACGGCGGACGGACCCGACGACGACGCCGTGGACGGACCGGACGAAGACGCCGCCGCGGACCGACGGGATGGAAGCGACCCGACGACCGGAAACACAGGCGATCCCGACCCCGTCCGCGATGTCGTCGTCCCCGCGACGGTCGCGGACGGAGACGTCCGGATCGCGATCTCGACCGGAGGGAGGAGCCCGGCGCTCGCGAAGTACCTGCGCGAGCGGATCGAAGCGGAGATCGAGGGGGCGGAAGCGATGGCGGCACTGACCGGGGAGTTACGGGCCGATCTACGCGCCTCGAACCTCGATCCGTCCGCGCGTCGTGATGCGATCCGTGCGGTGGTTCGCGACCCGCTGGTTTGGAAGGCTTTACGTACGGGGGCGTCCAATCCCCGCCGAGAGGCGACACGCGTGATACGGAACACGACAGGGGGTGACCGATGGACGTGGGAGTGA
- a CDS encoding molybdopterin molybdotransferase MoeA gives MDSADTDDTPPERQSAGFKDRTRIDAARRTLLDAATPHDRTERLSLVPADGRALAEPIASERAVPDYERSAMDGWAVRARDTFGASDRSPGILRVADGEAESVPEASVGPETAVRVHTGSELPEGADAVVMIEHAERVGDDLEVFDAVTEGENVAPVGEDVAEGQELFEPGHRLRPSDLGLLKSVGVDRVSVYERPTVGVIPTGEELVQEDPDPGEVIETNGLTVSRLVERWGGLPTYRNVVTDDESALRAAIQRDLTKDVVVTTGGSSVGARDLLPEVVDDLGEVLVHGVALKPGHPVALGVVEETPVVMLPGYPVAAIVNAVQFLRPLVKHVGHLPDDPQPTTRARLARKIPSEPGVRTFARVRLGDGDATAADVAEDATGADADATAAETDSEPEGGDLPEATPTRASGSGVLSSVALADGWVVVPEGREGYDAGETVTVEHWEWSA, from the coding sequence ATGGATTCTGCGGACACCGACGACACGCCGCCCGAGCGCCAGTCGGCCGGGTTCAAGGACCGAACCCGGATCGACGCCGCCCGCCGCACGCTGCTCGACGCGGCGACGCCGCACGACCGAACCGAACGGCTCTCGCTCGTCCCCGCGGACGGCCGCGCGCTCGCCGAACCGATCGCCTCCGAACGCGCGGTCCCCGACTACGAGCGCTCGGCGATGGACGGCTGGGCGGTCCGCGCCCGCGACACCTTCGGCGCGTCGGACCGCTCGCCCGGTATCCTGCGCGTCGCCGACGGGGAGGCCGAGTCCGTCCCCGAGGCGTCCGTCGGCCCCGAGACCGCCGTCCGCGTCCACACCGGCAGCGAACTCCCCGAGGGGGCCGACGCCGTCGTGATGATCGAACACGCCGAGCGCGTCGGCGACGACCTCGAGGTTTTCGACGCCGTCACCGAGGGCGAGAACGTCGCCCCCGTCGGCGAGGACGTCGCCGAGGGGCAGGAACTCTTCGAGCCGGGCCACCGGCTCCGCCCCTCCGATCTCGGCCTCCTGAAGTCCGTCGGCGTCGACCGCGTGAGCGTCTACGAGCGGCCGACCGTCGGGGTGATTCCCACGGGCGAGGAGCTGGTACAGGAGGACCCAGACCCCGGCGAGGTGATCGAGACCAACGGCCTCACCGTCTCCCGACTGGTCGAGCGCTGGGGCGGCCTCCCCACCTATCGCAACGTCGTCACCGACGACGAGTCGGCGCTGCGGGCGGCGATCCAGCGCGACCTGACGAAGGACGTCGTCGTGACGACCGGCGGCTCCTCCGTGGGGGCGCGCGACCTCCTCCCGGAGGTCGTCGACGACCTCGGGGAGGTGCTCGTCCACGGCGTCGCGCTCAAGCCGGGCCACCCCGTCGCGCTCGGCGTCGTCGAGGAGACGCCCGTCGTGATGCTGCCCGGCTACCCCGTCGCCGCCATCGTCAACGCCGTGCAGTTCCTCCGGCCGCTCGTGAAACACGTGGGGCATCTCCCCGACGATCCGCAGCCGACGACACGCGCGCGACTCGCCCGGAAGATCCCGAGCGAACCCGGCGTGCGGACGTTCGCGCGGGTTCGGCTGGGAGACGGCGACGCCACGGCGGCTGACGTCGCCGAGGACGCGACGGGGGCTGACGCCGACGCGACGGCGGCCGAGACCGACAGCGAACCGGAGGGCGGCGACCTCCCCGAGGCGACGCCGACCCGCGCGTCCGGGTCGGGCGTCCTCTCCTCGGTGGCGCTCGCGGACGGTTGGGTCGTCGTCCCCGAGGGCCGCGAGGGCTACGACGCGGGCGAGACCGTCACCGTCGAGCACTGGGAGTGGTCGGCGTGA
- a CDS encoding molybdopterin biosynthesis protein: protein MSDRKQFRDLVDPDVAHDAIESLDLAPDAETVPLAEARGRVLAERIDADLDVPGFDRASMDGYAVRGRDTFGADEVDPVTLDLVGSVHAGTEPDVEVGEGEAAEISTGAVMPDGADAVVMVERTEEVGEAVAVRTAVAPGDNVMLAGTDVAAGARALGPGTGLTPREIGLLSALGIDEVPVRGRPTVGIVSTGDELVRPGEELRSERGEIYDVNSYTIAAGVEEAGGEAELYPHAGDDYEQMERLLVEAAEECDLVLSSGSTSASAVDVIYRVIEERGDLLLHGVAVKPGKPMLVGELEDSAYVGLPGYPVSALTIFRTFVAPAIREAAGLPESQIATVRGRMAVRERYAEGRLRLMPVGLLADEAGETLVYPVDKGSGATTSLVEADGVVAVDPDTEYLDEGEAVDVQLFSPDVRAPTLLAVGEDDPALSRLLDRLENPRFLPVGSREGLRRLGGGVPDVAVVAGPVERDVDSVDLGGWTREWGLVVPDGNPAEVGGLADLVDRDLAFHNRGRDAGVRASLDAAIEELAAERGVSRAELADAIRGYEIGSKGFESPARAVARGDADAGLGLRATAEKLGLGFVSLGTESVGIRANPDRTEKPGVEELSEALETAGEDGLFASLAGYEASSLSSER from the coding sequence GTGAGCGACCGCAAGCAGTTCCGGGACCTCGTCGACCCCGACGTGGCCCACGACGCGATCGAGTCGCTGGACCTCGCTCCCGACGCGGAGACGGTCCCCCTCGCGGAGGCGCGCGGGCGAGTCCTGGCCGAGCGGATCGACGCCGACCTCGACGTCCCGGGGTTCGACCGCGCGAGCATGGACGGCTACGCCGTCCGCGGCCGCGACACCTTCGGCGCGGACGAGGTCGATCCGGTCACACTCGACCTCGTCGGGTCCGTTCACGCGGGCACGGAACCCGACGTCGAGGTCGGCGAGGGCGAGGCGGCCGAGATATCGACCGGCGCGGTGATGCCCGACGGCGCGGACGCGGTCGTGATGGTCGAGCGCACCGAGGAAGTGGGCGAGGCCGTCGCCGTCCGCACGGCCGTCGCCCCCGGCGACAACGTGATGCTCGCCGGCACCGACGTCGCCGCCGGCGCTCGCGCGCTCGGACCCGGAACCGGACTCACGCCGCGGGAGATCGGCCTGCTCTCGGCACTCGGGATCGACGAGGTGCCCGTCCGCGGTCGGCCGACGGTCGGCATCGTCTCGACGGGCGACGAACTCGTCCGGCCGGGCGAGGAGCTCCGCAGCGAGCGCGGCGAGATCTACGACGTCAACAGCTACACCATCGCCGCGGGCGTCGAGGAGGCGGGCGGCGAGGCGGAACTGTACCCGCACGCCGGCGACGACTACGAGCAGATGGAACGGCTGCTCGTCGAGGCCGCCGAGGAGTGCGACCTCGTGCTCTCCTCGGGGTCGACCTCCGCCTCGGCGGTCGACGTCATCTACCGGGTGATCGAAGAGCGCGGCGACCTGCTCTTGCACGGGGTCGCGGTCAAGCCCGGAAAACCGATGCTCGTCGGCGAACTCGAAGACAGCGCCTACGTCGGCCTGCCCGGCTACCCCGTCTCCGCGCTCACCATCTTCCGGACGTTCGTCGCGCCCGCGATCCGCGAGGCCGCCGGGCTCCCCGAATCGCAGATCGCGACCGTCCGGGGGCGGATGGCCGTCCGCGAGCGCTACGCGGAGGGACGGCTCCGCCTGATGCCCGTCGGCCTCCTCGCCGACGAGGCGGGCGAGACGCTCGTCTATCCGGTCGACAAGGGGTCGGGGGCGACGACGTCGCTCGTCGAGGCCGACGGCGTCGTCGCGGTCGATCCCGACACCGAGTACCTCGACGAGGGCGAAGCCGTCGACGTGCAACTGTTCTCGCCGGACGTGCGCGCGCCGACGCTGCTCGCCGTCGGCGAGGACGACCCCGCGCTCTCTCGGCTGCTGGACCGGCTGGAGAACCCGCGATTCCTCCCGGTGGGGAGCCGCGAGGGGCTCCGACGGCTCGGCGGCGGCGTGCCCGACGTCGCGGTCGTCGCCGGACCGGTCGAACGCGACGTCGACAGCGTCGACCTCGGCGGGTGGACCCGCGAGTGGGGACTGGTCGTCCCCGACGGCAACCCCGCGGAGGTCGGGGGGCTCGCCGACCTCGTCGATCGCGACCTCGCGTTCCACAACCGCGGCCGCGACGCCGGCGTCCGCGCGAGCCTCGACGCCGCTATCGAGGAACTGGCCGCCGAACGCGGCGTCTCCCGGGCGGAACTCGCCGACGCGATCCGCGGCTACGAGATCGGCTCGAAGGGGTTCGAGAGCCCCGCCCGCGCTGTCGCCCGCGGCGACGCCGACGCGGGTCTCGGCCTCCGGGCGACCGCGGAGAAACTCGGACTCGGGTTCGTCTCGCTCGGGACCGAGTCGGTCGGCATCCGTGCGAACCCGGACCGAACGGAGAAACCGGGCGTCGAGGAACTGTCCGAAGCGCTCGAAACCGCGGGCGAGGACGGACTGTTCGCGTCGCTCGCGGGGTACGAGGCGTCGTCGCTGTCGTCGGAACGGTAA